A DNA window from Tachysurus fulvidraco isolate hzauxx_2018 chromosome 4, HZAU_PFXX_2.0, whole genome shotgun sequence contains the following coding sequences:
- the pomk gene encoding protein O-mannose kinase: MAQSVGSGQKCGVPAVVLCLVALLCANLLLYVYLDALYEGTSPPSAHVHCPPGYFKVGTMKNCTPWLQCPEIRANVRRLRLIGQGAVKQVYLSEWQGQKVALCVLSSEQYKADFLHGVSMIRSLQSVRVVELVGVCEEDGVFVTEYHPLGSALTLDTTLALERYRSQDTWHVRLRLALDYVVFLVFLHNSPVGTRVMCDSNDLYKTLSQFLLTSDLRLLANDLDALPLVKHGSQGIKCGHRQLIGDFVAPEQRWPYGKEVPFSDDLMPGYDEKSDIWKIPDVTRFLLGHVSGSDVIHLQLFQIHADCKRPNPKMRPSAHDVLHVYRSVYDGMKESHTESSRDML; the protein is encoded by the exons ATGGCACAGAGTGTTGGAAGTGGTCAGAAGTGTGGGGTGCCTGCAGTAGTCTTATGTCTGGTTGCTCTATTATGTGCCAACCTGCTTCTTTATGTCTATCTGGATGCTTTATATGAGGGCACTTCACCACCTTCAGCACATGTGCACTGCCCACCAGGCTATTTTAAGGTGGGCACTATGAAAAACTGCACTCCGTGGTTGCAGTGTCCTGAAATACGTGCTAATGTTCGTCGTCTCAGACTGATTGGACAGGGAGCTGTTAAGCAG GTATACCTTTCAGAATGGCAGGGGCAAAAAGTAGCCCTGTGTGTCTTGTCATCAGAACAGTATAAAGCTGATTTCCTTCATGGGGTGTCCATGATCCGTTCCTTGCAGAGTGTGCGTGTAGTAGAActagtgggtgtgtgtgaagaagATGGAGTATTTGTTACTGAGTACCACCCTTTGGGATCAGCACTAACACTTGATACTACTCTTGCTCTAGAACGTTACCGCAGTCAGGACACATGGCACGTACGTCTGCGTCTGGCACTAGATTACGTTGTCTTCCTGGTGTTTTTACACAACAGCCCAGTGGGTACCCGTGTCATGTGCGACTCTAATGACCTATACAAAACTCTTAGTCAATTCTTGCTTACCTCAGACCTACGGCTTTTGGCGAATGATCTGGATGCCCTGCCGTTGGTAAAGCATGGGAGTCAGGGCATCAAGTGTGGTCATCGTCAGCTGATAGGTGATTTTGTGGCTCCAGAGCAGCGGTGGCCTTACGGTAAGGAGGTGCCTTTCTCAGATGACCTCATGCCAGGCTACGACGAAAAGTCAGACATCTGGAAGATTCCAGATGTGACCCGATTTCTGTTGGGTCATGTATCAGGAAGTGATGTTATCCACTTGCAGCTCTTTCAGATCCATGCAGATTGTAAGAGGCCAAATCCTAAGATGCGACCATCAGCACATGACGTCCTCCATGTTTATCGCTCTGTTTATGACGGCATGAAGGAAAGTCACACAGAAAGCAGCAGAGACATGCTGTGA
- the wdr32 gene encoding DDB1- and CUL4-associated factor 10 isoform X2: protein MSSGEPSGSIDPEETRLTSDSDKVLREEDDVRSKPPSPESRRENSPAPSSSRPESAACGGAPSAGFRASSPRDSLFSWLRNRSVRRGPLVDPIRDNFRTMTRLYSSMSPAMDSVNLSTKTHGAVFNLEYSPDGSVLTVACEQTEVLLFDPVSSKHIKTLVEAHEDCVNNIRFLDNRLFATCSDDTTIALWDLRKLNSKVCSLHGHASWVKNIEYDTHTRLLVTSGFDGNVITWDTNRFTEDGCPHKKFFHTRYLMRMRLTPDCSKMLISTSSGYLLILHDLDLTQSLEVGSYRILRARRTPLSTGSSTGSRTSGSRHGNDNKAHPHREGLSPRNSLEVLTPEIPGEKDRGNCITSLQLHPKGWATLLRCSSNMDDQEWTCVYEFQEGAPPRPPVSPRCSLRLTHYIEEANVGRGYIKELCFSPDGRLICSPYGYGVRLLAFDENCAELEECVPERTALLREVRSIYSHSDVVLTSKFSPTHCQLASGCLSGRVALYQPHF from the exons ATGAGCTCGGGGGAACCGAGCGGCAGCATCGATCCAGAGGAAACTCGGCTCACCAGCGACTCCGACAAAGTGCTCCGTGAGGAAGATGATGTCCGCTCGAAACCGCCGTCTCCCGAGAGCAGGCGCGAGAATTCTCCAGCTCCGAGTAGTTCGCGGCCTGAATCTGCGGCATGTGGCGGAGCTCCGAGCGCCGGCTTCAGAGCATCAAGTCCGCGCGATTCGCTCTTTTCATGGCTGCGGAACCGAAGTGTACGCAGAGGGCCGCTTGTAGATCCGATCCGGGATAACTTTCGGACTATGACTCGTCTTTATTCCTCAATGAGCCCTGCTATGGACTCGGTGAACCTCAGCACCAAAACGCACGGTGCCGTGTTTAACCTAGAATACTCACCTGACGG gtcagTGCTGACTGTGGCCTGTGAGCAGACTGAAGTGCTGTTGTTTGATCCGGTTTCATCCAAACACATCAAAACGCTGGTGGAAGCTCATGAGGACTGCGTGAACAACATCAG GTTTCTGGATAACCGGTTGTTTGCCACCTGTTCTGATGACACCACCATTGCATTGTGGGACTTGAGAAAACTGAACTCAAAGGTGTGTTCATTGCATGGCCATGCTAGCTGGGTGAAGAATATTGagtacgacacacacacacgcttacttGTTACTTCTGGCTTTGATGGAAATGTCATCACCTGGGACACCAACAG GTTCACAGAAGACGGCTGTCCCCATAAGAAGTTCTTTCACACACGCTACCTGATGCGGATGCGTCTAACGCCAGACTGCAGTAAGATGCTAATATCCACCTCTTCTGGTTACCTGCTTATCTTGCATGATCTTGACCTCACCCAGAGCCTAGAGGTCGGCAGCTACCGCATCCTACGGGCTCGACGCACCCCACTCAGCACAG GTTCTTCAACTGGCTCCAGGACATCAGGCTCTCGCCATGGAAACGACAACAAAGCTCATCCTCATAGAGAAG gtctATCTCCTAGGAACAGTCTGGAGGTTTTGACCCCAGAGATCCCTGGTGAGAAGGACCGAGGGAACTGCATCACTTCACTGCAACTGCACCCTAAAGGCTGGGCCACACTCCTGCGCTGCTCCAGCAACATGGATGACCAGGAG TGgacgtgtgtgtatgagtttcaGGAGGGAGCTCCTCCTCGGCCTCCAGTCTCTCCTCGCTGCTCTCTGCGACTCACACACTACATTGAGGAGGCCAACGTGGGCCGAGGCTACATCAAGGAGCTATGCTTCAGCCCGGACGGGCGCCTAATCTGCTCTCCATACGGTTACGGTGTGCGTCTGTTGGCCTTTGATGAGAACTGTGCGGAGCTTGAGGAGTGTGTGCCTGAGCGTACGGCGCTGCTACGTGAGGTTCGCTCGATCTACTCCCACAGTGACGTGGTGCTCACCTCCAAGTTCTCGCCCACACACTGTCAGCTGGCCTCAGGATGCCTTAGCGGACGTGTAGCACTCTACCAACCCCActtttaa
- the wdr32 gene encoding DDB1- and CUL4-associated factor 10 isoform X1, with product MSSGEPSGSIDPEETRLTSDSDKVLREEDDVRSKPPSPESRRENSPAPSSSRPESAACGGAPSAGFRASSPRDSLFSWLRNRSVRRGPLVDPIRDNFRTMTRLYSSMSPAMDSVNLSTKTHGAVFNLEYSPDGSVLTVACEQTEVLLFDPVSSKHIKTLVEAHEDCVNNIRFLDNRLFATCSDDTTIALWDLRKLNSKVCSLHGHASWVKNIEYDTHTRLLVTSGFDGNVITWDTNRFTEDGCPHKKFFHTRYLMRMRLTPDCSKMLISTSSGYLLILHDLDLTQSLEVGSYRILRARRTPLSTEGSSTGSRTSGSRHGNDNKAHPHREGLSPRNSLEVLTPEIPGEKDRGNCITSLQLHPKGWATLLRCSSNMDDQEWTCVYEFQEGAPPRPPVSPRCSLRLTHYIEEANVGRGYIKELCFSPDGRLICSPYGYGVRLLAFDENCAELEECVPERTALLREVRSIYSHSDVVLTSKFSPTHCQLASGCLSGRVALYQPHF from the exons ATGAGCTCGGGGGAACCGAGCGGCAGCATCGATCCAGAGGAAACTCGGCTCACCAGCGACTCCGACAAAGTGCTCCGTGAGGAAGATGATGTCCGCTCGAAACCGCCGTCTCCCGAGAGCAGGCGCGAGAATTCTCCAGCTCCGAGTAGTTCGCGGCCTGAATCTGCGGCATGTGGCGGAGCTCCGAGCGCCGGCTTCAGAGCATCAAGTCCGCGCGATTCGCTCTTTTCATGGCTGCGGAACCGAAGTGTACGCAGAGGGCCGCTTGTAGATCCGATCCGGGATAACTTTCGGACTATGACTCGTCTTTATTCCTCAATGAGCCCTGCTATGGACTCGGTGAACCTCAGCACCAAAACGCACGGTGCCGTGTTTAACCTAGAATACTCACCTGACGG gtcagTGCTGACTGTGGCCTGTGAGCAGACTGAAGTGCTGTTGTTTGATCCGGTTTCATCCAAACACATCAAAACGCTGGTGGAAGCTCATGAGGACTGCGTGAACAACATCAG GTTTCTGGATAACCGGTTGTTTGCCACCTGTTCTGATGACACCACCATTGCATTGTGGGACTTGAGAAAACTGAACTCAAAGGTGTGTTCATTGCATGGCCATGCTAGCTGGGTGAAGAATATTGagtacgacacacacacacgcttacttGTTACTTCTGGCTTTGATGGAAATGTCATCACCTGGGACACCAACAG GTTCACAGAAGACGGCTGTCCCCATAAGAAGTTCTTTCACACACGCTACCTGATGCGGATGCGTCTAACGCCAGACTGCAGTAAGATGCTAATATCCACCTCTTCTGGTTACCTGCTTATCTTGCATGATCTTGACCTCACCCAGAGCCTAGAGGTCGGCAGCTACCGCATCCTACGGGCTCGACGCACCCCACTCAGCACAG AAGGTTCTTCAACTGGCTCCAGGACATCAGGCTCTCGCCATGGAAACGACAACAAAGCTCATCCTCATAGAGAAG gtctATCTCCTAGGAACAGTCTGGAGGTTTTGACCCCAGAGATCCCTGGTGAGAAGGACCGAGGGAACTGCATCACTTCACTGCAACTGCACCCTAAAGGCTGGGCCACACTCCTGCGCTGCTCCAGCAACATGGATGACCAGGAG TGgacgtgtgtgtatgagtttcaGGAGGGAGCTCCTCCTCGGCCTCCAGTCTCTCCTCGCTGCTCTCTGCGACTCACACACTACATTGAGGAGGCCAACGTGGGCCGAGGCTACATCAAGGAGCTATGCTTCAGCCCGGACGGGCGCCTAATCTGCTCTCCATACGGTTACGGTGTGCGTCTGTTGGCCTTTGATGAGAACTGTGCGGAGCTTGAGGAGTGTGTGCCTGAGCGTACGGCGCTGCTACGTGAGGTTCGCTCGATCTACTCCCACAGTGACGTGGTGCTCACCTCCAAGTTCTCGCCCACACACTGTCAGCTGGCCTCAGGATGCCTTAGCGGACGTGTAGCACTCTACCAACCCCActtttaa